Proteins found in one Bremerella volcania genomic segment:
- the pstC gene encoding phosphate ABC transporter permease subunit PstC: MDHPTRSPISRPPTSVERGIDRVFRFTCSAFAWLTIIVMAYIVVEITWKASPAIQEYGAGFLSGRTWDPNTSEYGILPEIWGTLYSSLLALFIGSFFGIAVAVFLSEGYLGNFVFQILKLFGIQFHRFWGQLPSWSESTLKNLVELLAAIPSVVYGLWGIFVVMPLLREPCNWLHDNMGWFPLFGTRYQGPGMLTASFVLAIMILPTISAISRDALVAVPPKLREASYGLGATRWETILSVVLPTASGGIFGGIVLAFGRALGETMALAMLVGNMNTIDVSIFSPANTLAALLANNFSEAGSDEMKVGVLMYAGVVLMGITLVVNIIGSLILQRATKGLKGMR, translated from the coding sequence ATGGATCATCCAACAAGGTCGCCGATTTCTCGACCTCCGACGTCCGTCGAGCGGGGAATAGATCGAGTTTTTCGATTTACCTGCTCGGCGTTTGCCTGGCTGACGATCATCGTCATGGCCTACATCGTCGTCGAGATTACCTGGAAGGCAAGTCCAGCCATTCAGGAGTATGGGGCTGGTTTTCTGTCGGGTCGGACGTGGGACCCGAATACATCGGAGTATGGCATCCTCCCTGAAATCTGGGGGACGCTCTACAGCTCGCTTCTAGCTTTATTTATTGGGTCGTTCTTCGGAATTGCCGTCGCCGTGTTTCTCAGCGAAGGCTACCTTGGCAACTTCGTCTTTCAGATCCTGAAGCTATTTGGCATTCAGTTTCACCGTTTCTGGGGCCAGCTGCCCAGTTGGTCGGAAAGTACCCTCAAGAATCTGGTCGAACTGCTCGCTGCGATTCCCAGTGTGGTTTACGGTTTGTGGGGAATCTTCGTGGTGATGCCCCTGCTGCGTGAACCCTGCAACTGGCTGCACGACAACATGGGGTGGTTCCCCCTTTTTGGTACCCGCTACCAAGGCCCCGGCATGCTTACCGCCTCGTTCGTCTTGGCGATTATGATTCTTCCTACCATCTCCGCGATTAGTCGTGACGCGCTCGTGGCGGTTCCACCGAAGCTGCGCGAGGCCTCTTACGGCTTGGGCGCGACGCGTTGGGAGACAATATTATCGGTGGTCCTGCCCACCGCTTCCGGTGGCATCTTTGGTGGTATCGTTCTGGCTTTCGGACGAGCCTTGGGCGAAACGATGGCCCTGGCCATGCTTGTCGGGAATATGAATACGATCGACGTCTCCATCTTTTCTCCAGCCAACACGTTGGCTGCCTTACTCGCCAATAACTTCTCCGAAGCGGGTAGCGACGAGATGAAAGTGGGCGTCCTGATGTACGCAGGCGTGGTCCTGATGGGCATCACCCTGGTCGTAAACATCATTGGCTCACTGATCTTGCAACGGGCAACCAAAGGCCTGAAAGGAATGCGTTAA
- the pstS gene encoding phosphate ABC transporter substrate-binding protein PstS: MQITPSNLGSYVALAAMMVATVGCTGGNKPSANGGSGGGQSSGELIKLQGAGASFPALLYGAWFKTYSNEHDNVQIDYQSVGSGSGVSAVIDGTVDFGASDAAMTDEEMAKVERGVQLLPMTAGAIVIAYNLEGVEELKLSRDAYAGIFLKEITKWNDPKIAATNEGVELPDEDINVIVRSDSSGTTYNFTQHLAAISEKFNSEVGVNKAPNWPVGTKSKGNEGVTTSLKQTPGSIGYVEFGYAEKTGLSMASLENKAGKYIKPSIDSAQAALASVEFPPSLIAFVPDPEGEDSWPIVTYTWIIAYKTYDDSKKMEAFKEMIKYCLTTGQESSEELGYIPLPEAVTSKVTAALDNISAK; the protein is encoded by the coding sequence ATGCAAATCACTCCATCAAACTTGGGCTCGTATGTCGCTCTGGCTGCCATGATGGTCGCCACCGTCGGCTGCACCGGTGGAAACAAGCCATCCGCGAACGGCGGAAGCGGTGGCGGTCAGAGTTCCGGTGAACTCATTAAGCTGCAAGGCGCCGGGGCCAGCTTCCCCGCTCTCTTGTACGGAGCATGGTTCAAGACCTACTCCAACGAACACGACAACGTTCAAATCGATTACCAATCGGTCGGTAGCGGTTCCGGCGTGAGCGCCGTGATCGACGGTACGGTCGATTTCGGTGCCAGCGATGCCGCGATGACCGATGAAGAGATGGCCAAGGTCGAGCGCGGCGTCCAGCTGCTTCCGATGACCGCCGGTGCCATCGTGATTGCCTACAATCTTGAAGGCGTCGAAGAATTGAAGCTTTCCCGCGATGCCTACGCTGGGATCTTCCTGAAGGAAATCACGAAGTGGAACGATCCTAAGATTGCTGCCACCAACGAAGGCGTGGAACTTCCCGACGAAGACATCAACGTCATCGTTCGCTCGGACTCCAGCGGCACGACCTACAACTTCACCCAGCACCTGGCCGCGATCAGCGAAAAGTTCAACAGCGAAGTTGGCGTCAACAAGGCTCCGAACTGGCCCGTTGGTACCAAGAGCAAGGGGAACGAAGGGGTGACCACTTCGCTGAAGCAGACCCCAGGTTCGATTGGCTACGTCGAATTTGGTTACGCCGAAAAGACGGGTCTGTCGATGGCTTCGCTGGAAAACAAAGCTGGCAAGTACATCAAGCCTTCGATTGACTCGGCTCAAGCCGCTCTGGCCTCGGTGGAATTCCCGCCATCGTTGATCGCATTCGTGCCGGATCCAGAAGGCGAAGACTCGTGGCCAATCGTCACGTACACGTGGATCATCGCTTACAAGACGTACGACGATTCCAAGAAGATGGAAGCGTTCAAGGAGATGATCAAGTACTGTCTGACCACGGGACAGGAATCGAGTGAGGAACTCGGATACATTCCTTTGCCGGAAGCAGTTACCAGCAAGGTTACGGCCGCGTTGGATAACATTTCCGCGAAGTAA
- a CDS encoding NAD-dependent epimerase/dehydratase family protein, with the protein MNTPQIQRPIVLVTGSGGLIGSRIVPELRKSYTVVGMDLHPPEQEEADVDHWIQVDLTDDESVAEAFSELQTNHGSDLASVIHLAAYYDFSGNESPLYDELTVQGTRRLVDQLRSMQVEQLLFTSSLLVMNSVDVGNRLTEQSPTNAEWAYPQSKLATEQLLREQHGDIPVLILRIAGVYDEACHSLPISNQIQRIYEKQMESYFFPGDANCGQSFVHLEDLTRCILAAVDRRNQLPSFKTLLVGEEDVMSYGQLQDAIGQHLHGKEWPTIRIPAAAAKAGAWVKQQMACREEDEPFIKPWMVDLADQNYPIDATEARHVLGWTPNHSLRGTLPEMLSKLKENPAQFYEINGLGSREPSEQRG; encoded by the coding sequence ATGAATACGCCACAGATTCAGCGGCCAATCGTACTTGTGACGGGAAGTGGGGGTCTTATCGGATCACGCATCGTTCCCGAATTACGGAAGTCTTACACCGTCGTCGGAATGGACCTGCATCCCCCTGAGCAAGAGGAGGCCGACGTCGATCACTGGATTCAGGTCGATTTAACCGATGATGAGAGCGTCGCAGAGGCGTTTTCAGAACTTCAAACAAACCATGGAAGCGATTTGGCCAGCGTAATTCACTTGGCGGCCTACTACGACTTTAGTGGAAACGAAAGCCCACTCTACGACGAGCTAACGGTTCAAGGTACTCGGCGACTTGTCGATCAATTGCGGAGCATGCAGGTCGAGCAGCTGTTATTCACGAGCAGTTTGCTCGTGATGAATTCCGTCGACGTGGGAAACCGCCTGACGGAGCAATCCCCCACCAATGCCGAGTGGGCTTATCCGCAGTCCAAGTTGGCTACCGAACAGTTGCTGCGCGAGCAGCACGGAGATATCCCGGTACTCATCCTTAGAATCGCTGGCGTCTACGACGAAGCATGTCATTCGTTGCCGATCTCGAACCAGATTCAACGCATCTACGAAAAGCAGATGGAGAGTTATTTTTTCCCTGGTGACGCGAACTGTGGCCAATCTTTTGTCCACTTGGAAGACCTCACGCGGTGCATTCTGGCGGCGGTGGATCGACGGAATCAACTTCCCAGCTTTAAGACACTTCTCGTTGGCGAAGAAGACGTCATGAGTTATGGACAATTGCAAGACGCAATCGGCCAGCACTTGCATGGGAAGGAATGGCCCACCATTCGAATTCCCGCGGCGGCCGCGAAAGCCGGTGCCTGGGTTAAGCAGCAGATGGCATGTCGTGAGGAGGACGAACCCTTCATTAAGCCGTGGATGGTTGACCTGGCGGATCAGAATTATCCGATCGACGCGACGGAAGCCCGACACGTCCTGGGATGGACGCCTAACCACTCACTTCGGGGCACGTTGCCGGAGATGTTAAGCAAACTCAAGGAAAACCCTGCCCAGTTCTACGAGATCAACGGTTTGGGCTCACGAGAACCAAGTGAACAACGGGGGTGA
- a CDS encoding vitamin K epoxide reductase family protein — protein sequence MSSSLPHSALEKLDEHDPVRPWSYNPSAWSQRVPVCVLAFAATIIAAHLAAFQWGLINYVWDPIFGEQSANVIGSEIAKKMDRWVGVPDAALGAIAYLGDAIFGLAGSTRRWYERPWIVILFGIDVIPLGIVSVILVMVQTFVLGQWCFLCLITATVSLALIYLAYDEVYSSLLFLWKVWLRSRRVNTLWTAICGYPTEVSGHVIEEMIGSCDARKEE from the coding sequence ATGAGTTCGTCTCTACCCCATTCAGCCCTGGAAAAGCTTGACGAACACGATCCGGTTCGTCCTTGGTCCTACAATCCTTCCGCCTGGTCGCAGCGAGTGCCCGTCTGTGTGCTCGCATTTGCGGCCACGATCATCGCCGCACACTTGGCCGCGTTCCAGTGGGGTTTAATCAACTATGTATGGGATCCCATATTTGGTGAGCAAAGTGCCAACGTGATCGGCTCGGAGATAGCCAAAAAGATGGATCGCTGGGTAGGCGTTCCCGATGCGGCGCTGGGGGCGATTGCTTACCTGGGAGATGCTATCTTCGGCTTAGCCGGTTCGACGCGGCGCTGGTACGAACGCCCGTGGATCGTCATTTTGTTCGGCATTGACGTCATACCTCTTGGAATCGTGAGTGTGATTCTCGTCATGGTGCAAACTTTCGTTCTCGGACAATGGTGTTTTCTGTGCTTGATCACTGCAACGGTTTCCCTAGCGTTGATCTACCTGGCGTACGACGAGGTCTATTCATCGCTACTTTTCCTATGGAAGGTGTGGCTACGCAGTCGCCGAGTCAACACGCTTTGGACGGCAATTTGTGGTTATCCCACGGAAGTCAGCGGACACGTCATTGAAGAAATGATTGGTTCTTGCGATGCCAGGAAAGAAGAATAG
- a CDS encoding SPW repeat domain-containing protein → MWPRVVEFMLGCWLLCSPFIFREENHSGIDSYVDFGLGSLVISFSALAFWRPARYSHLATLFVSLLMILVPRFALSPEISPAGQNFMVIGLLLLMFAMIPNKAFSTPSAWQKEMPSQASQKT, encoded by the coding sequence ATGTGGCCTCGAGTCGTTGAATTCATGCTTGGCTGCTGGTTACTGTGCAGCCCGTTTATCTTTCGAGAAGAGAATCACTCAGGCATTGATTCCTACGTCGACTTCGGACTTGGAAGTCTGGTGATCAGCTTCTCCGCATTGGCATTTTGGAGACCAGCGCGATATTCCCATCTGGCGACACTTTTCGTTTCGTTATTGATGATTCTTGTACCACGTTTTGCTCTTTCACCTGAAATCTCGCCTGCCGGTCAAAACTTTATGGTGATAGGCCTGTTGCTCTTGATGTTTGCGATGATTCCCAACAAGGCCTTTTCCACACCATCTGCGTGGCAGAAAGAGATGCCAAGCCAAGCGTCGCAAAAGACATAG
- a CDS encoding general stress protein: MSRHCAVAIYDEFSAAQKAVQQLDESKFPSDQVSLVANSVHQDLQSTNILQYGDESEKDAAFGAGVGGLLGFFMAAPLLTIPGFGLMLIAGPITTGITGAIVGGILGSMIGWGVHEDHVAEYEDEVRQGAFLVVANGDPFEVDYAKQVLDQTNARCVSMHVRESADSIEP, encoded by the coding sequence ATGTCCAGACATTGTGCCGTTGCGATATATGACGAGTTTTCAGCAGCCCAAAAGGCTGTTCAGCAGCTCGATGAAAGTAAATTTCCTTCCGATCAAGTCTCGTTGGTGGCAAACAGCGTTCATCAAGATCTTCAGTCGACCAACATCCTCCAATATGGGGATGAGTCCGAGAAGGACGCCGCTTTCGGTGCTGGCGTCGGGGGGCTTCTGGGCTTTTTCATGGCCGCTCCCCTGCTAACGATTCCTGGCTTCGGGCTGATGCTGATCGCCGGGCCGATAACTACCGGAATTACGGGAGCGATTGTCGGCGGCATCCTCGGCTCGATGATCGGCTGGGGAGTGCATGAAGATCATGTCGCCGAATATGAGGATGAAGTCCGCCAGGGAGCGTTTCTCGTCGTTGCCAATGGCGATCCATTTGAGGTCGACTACGCAAAACAAGTTCTCGATCAAACCAACGCGCGCTGCGTCTCGATGCATGTAAGGGAAAGTGCCGACAGCATCGAGCCGTAA
- the odhB gene encoding 2-oxoglutarate dehydrogenase complex dihydrolipoyllysine-residue succinyltransferase, producing the protein MTIELKVPESGESIQEVQILKWLKSEGESVQEDEDVVELETDKASMDLAAPANCTLQKILKQEGEIVSVGEVIALFEEGAGKPAAKSDKKSKKADQPKAEPAAATKSDGNAKSASSNEDTQATPSGRRELLKHGLSASDVAPAGKTVRREDVEKYVQSISSRPSADSGNRNEKEMEEVIPMSLIRRRIASKLVEAQQKAALLTTFNQVDMSYVMDLRKRHGESFQKRYGVKLGFMSFFTKALIDALKAHPELNAEIRDETNIAYRNYFHIGIAVGSGKGLVVPVLKFAERMSFAEIEQAIQEFAGRAKSNQLKPEELSGGTFTISNGGVYGSMLSTPIVNPPQSGVLGMHAIEERPVAVNGQVVIRPMMYLALTYDHRIVDGREAVTFLKRIKEAIEEPSRMLIEA; encoded by the coding sequence ATGACCATCGAATTGAAAGTGCCTGAATCGGGCGAGTCGATTCAGGAAGTGCAGATCCTCAAGTGGCTGAAAAGCGAAGGGGAAAGCGTCCAGGAAGACGAGGACGTGGTCGAGTTGGAAACCGATAAGGCTTCCATGGACCTCGCTGCCCCGGCCAATTGCACGCTGCAGAAAATTCTGAAGCAAGAAGGCGAGATCGTTTCGGTCGGCGAAGTGATCGCGCTGTTCGAAGAAGGTGCCGGCAAGCCAGCGGCGAAGTCGGACAAGAAATCGAAGAAGGCCGATCAGCCGAAAGCTGAGCCAGCCGCGGCCACCAAGAGCGACGGTAATGCCAAGTCCGCTTCGAGCAATGAAGACACCCAAGCGACTCCCTCCGGTCGCCGAGAACTGCTAAAGCACGGTCTATCCGCTTCTGACGTCGCGCCAGCCGGCAAGACGGTCCGCCGTGAGGACGTCGAGAAGTACGTTCAGTCGATCTCCAGCCGGCCGAGTGCGGACTCGGGCAATCGCAATGAAAAGGAGATGGAAGAGGTCATTCCGATGAGCCTCATTCGTCGCCGCATTGCCTCGAAGCTGGTCGAAGCCCAACAGAAGGCGGCCCTGCTCACGACGTTCAACCAGGTCGACATGTCGTACGTCATGGACCTGCGAAAGCGTCACGGCGAGTCGTTCCAGAAACGTTACGGCGTCAAACTGGGCTTCATGTCGTTCTTCACCAAGGCCCTGATCGACGCCCTGAAAGCCCACCCGGAACTGAATGCCGAAATTCGCGACGAGACGAACATCGCTTATCGAAATTATTTCCATATCGGTATCGCGGTTGGCTCGGGCAAAGGGCTGGTGGTTCCGGTGCTCAAGTTCGCCGAACGCATGAGCTTCGCCGAGATCGAACAGGCAATCCAAGAGTTCGCTGGTCGTGCCAAAAGCAACCAACTGAAGCCGGAAGAACTATCTGGCGGTACTTTCACCATCAGCAATGGCGGTGTGTACGGCTCGATGCTCTCGACGCCGATCGTCAATCCACCGCAAAGCGGCGTGCTGGGGATGCATGCGATCGAAGAACGCCCGGTGGCTGTGAACGGCCAGGTCGTGATTCGCCCGATGATGTACCTCGCGTTGACCTACGATCACCGAATCGTCGATGGCCGCGAAGCGGTGACCTTCCTGAAACGCATCAAGGAAGCGATCGAAGAACCATCTCGGATGCTGATCGAAGCCTAA
- a CDS encoding 2-oxoglutarate dehydrogenase E1 component, producing the protein MISESSPRQANTASADEVDLACYNASYVEQLLLKYLDDPNGVPENWRDFFDQQAAENGISATELGSRAPSFQPRSIFRESGGDFTAPVSGVRGNVKLQKVQYGADQLVNGYRSRGHYNAQLDPLRLNKQVRTPLSLESFGLTKSDLEERVYYTCGEQIEQIPLRELVQRLEGLYCKHIGYQFTHIDELSVQQWLIDRIERQSHIKELPNAVQKQILQRLTEATVFEEFVRKKYVGAKTFSLFGSEMLIPMLDLLVDRAASNNVREVVLGMPHRGRLNVLTNIIGQAPRELFAQFNDVDFHQFIGGGDVKYHLGNSVDKVTTSGNEVHLSLSFNPSHLEFINTVVLGRLRAKQDRTGDVNRRKGMAVLIHGDAAFIGEGIVQETLNLSQLEGYKVGGTVHVIVNNQIGFTTSVDQSRSTRYCTDIARMLQIPIFHVSGDDPEAVADVVSMAMDFREKFQRDVIIDLVCYRRLGHNEADEPSFTQPMMYKAIDKQTPIRDSYLERLIEQKRISTEEANKMSDDYQEFLKGEYDIAQEMKERSLRRPEGVWEEFDGGLEPTAEDPEHDPADECPETRIPVDRSAEILRMLASVPEDFHRNRKLSRIADQRKEMANGERLLDWSSAEALAFATLSMEGHRIRLSGQDCQRGTFNQRHSVLHDINDGHEHSIFSNLSPKQAPVEIVNSPLSEAGVLGFDYGYSLDYPNALVAWEAQFGDFSNAAQVIIDQFMASAEDKWRRLSGLVLLLPHGYEGQGPEHSSARLERFLWLAAEDNIQVAIPTTPAQYFHVLRRQMKRSWKKPLILFTPKSLLRHPSAVSSLEELASNKFERIIKDNRDNPEKTSRVIMCSGKVYYDLAHYREEHQRHDVAIIRVEQPYPLKNHTVQAVLDQYEDGVPLYWVQEEPDNMGVWPYWKLRYGHRMFERFPLSVIARETSSSPATGSKAAHEFEQQQLLERAFNET; encoded by the coding sequence ATGATCTCAGAAAGTTCCCCCAGGCAGGCCAATACGGCGTCGGCCGACGAAGTCGACCTGGCATGCTACAACGCCAGCTATGTCGAGCAGCTACTGCTGAAGTATCTCGACGACCCCAATGGTGTCCCTGAGAACTGGCGCGACTTCTTCGACCAGCAAGCCGCCGAGAACGGGATTTCTGCCACCGAGTTAGGATCGCGCGCCCCTTCCTTCCAGCCACGCAGCATTTTCCGTGAGTCTGGCGGAGATTTCACCGCACCGGTCAGTGGCGTCCGCGGCAACGTCAAGCTTCAAAAGGTGCAGTACGGTGCCGACCAGTTGGTCAACGGCTATCGTTCGCGCGGACACTACAACGCCCAACTCGATCCACTTCGGCTGAACAAGCAAGTTCGCACGCCGCTGTCGCTGGAATCGTTCGGCCTGACGAAGTCCGATCTTGAAGAGCGGGTTTACTACACCTGCGGCGAACAGATCGAGCAGATTCCCCTGCGAGAACTCGTCCAGCGGCTGGAGGGTCTCTACTGCAAACACATCGGGTATCAGTTCACCCACATCGACGAACTGAGCGTTCAGCAGTGGTTGATCGATCGCATCGAACGTCAGTCGCACATCAAAGAACTACCCAACGCCGTTCAGAAGCAAATCCTACAACGTCTGACCGAAGCGACAGTTTTCGAGGAATTCGTTCGCAAAAAGTACGTTGGAGCCAAGACGTTCTCGCTGTTCGGCTCGGAAATGCTCATTCCGATGCTGGACCTGCTGGTCGATCGAGCGGCGTCCAACAACGTTCGAGAAGTGGTGCTGGGGATGCCTCACCGCGGTCGTCTGAACGTGCTCACGAACATCATCGGCCAGGCTCCCCGTGAGCTGTTCGCCCAGTTCAACGACGTCGACTTCCACCAGTTCATCGGTGGTGGCGACGTGAAGTACCACTTGGGTAATAGCGTCGACAAGGTGACCACTTCCGGTAACGAAGTCCACTTGTCCCTTTCGTTCAATCCGAGCCATCTCGAGTTCATCAACACGGTCGTGCTCGGGCGTCTGCGTGCGAAGCAAGACCGTACCGGCGACGTTAATCGCCGCAAGGGTATGGCCGTCCTGATCCATGGTGACGCGGCTTTCATTGGCGAAGGCATCGTTCAGGAAACGCTCAACCTGAGCCAGTTGGAAGGCTACAAGGTTGGCGGAACGGTTCATGTCATCGTCAACAATCAGATCGGCTTCACGACCTCGGTCGATCAATCGCGCAGCACGCGGTACTGCACCGACATCGCCCGCATGCTGCAGATTCCGATCTTCCACGTCAGCGGCGACGACCCCGAAGCCGTGGCCGACGTCGTTTCGATGGCGATGGACTTCCGCGAGAAGTTCCAGCGTGACGTGATCATCGACCTGGTTTGCTACCGCCGCTTGGGGCACAACGAAGCGGACGAACCCAGCTTCACGCAGCCCATGATGTACAAAGCGATCGACAAGCAGACGCCGATTCGCGACAGCTACTTGGAGCGGCTGATTGAGCAGAAACGGATTTCGACCGAAGAAGCCAACAAGATGTCGGACGACTACCAGGAGTTCCTCAAGGGTGAATACGATATCGCCCAGGAAATGAAGGAACGTTCTCTGCGTCGTCCCGAAGGCGTTTGGGAAGAATTCGACGGCGGTCTGGAGCCAACAGCCGAGGACCCGGAACACGATCCGGCCGATGAGTGCCCCGAGACGCGAATTCCGGTCGATCGCTCGGCCGAGATTCTGCGAATGTTGGCTTCCGTGCCGGAGGACTTCCACCGCAACCGCAAGCTAAGCCGTATTGCCGATCAGCGGAAAGAGATGGCCAACGGCGAACGTCTGTTGGACTGGTCCTCGGCCGAAGCGTTAGCGTTTGCCACCCTTTCGATGGAAGGGCACCGCATTCGGCTTTCCGGTCAGGACTGCCAACGTGGTACGTTCAACCAGCGGCATTCGGTCCTGCACGACATCAACGACGGCCACGAGCACAGCATTTTCTCGAATCTGTCTCCGAAGCAGGCACCGGTCGAGATTGTCAACAGCCCGCTCAGCGAAGCAGGCGTGCTTGGCTTCGACTACGGCTATAGCCTGGACTATCCTAATGCCCTGGTGGCCTGGGAAGCCCAGTTCGGCGACTTCAGCAACGCGGCTCAGGTGATCATCGACCAGTTCATGGCCAGTGCCGAAGACAAGTGGCGCCGCCTAAGTGGTCTGGTGCTGCTGCTGCCGCACGGCTACGAAGGGCAGGGTCCCGAGCACTCGAGTGCTCGTCTCGAACGCTTCCTGTGGCTGGCCGCGGAAGACAACATTCAAGTCGCCATTCCAACGACTCCAGCACAGTACTTTCACGTGCTTCGTCGTCAGATGAAGCGTTCGTGGAAGAAACCGTTAATTTTGTTTACCCCCAAGAGTCTCTTGCGGCATCCGTCGGCCGTTTCTTCGCTCGAAGAATTGGCCAGCAACAAGTTCGAGCGGATCATCAAAGACAACCGCGACAACCCGGAAAAGACCTCGCGGGTAATCATGTGCAGCGGCAAGGTTTACTACGACCTGGCTCACTATCGCGAAGAACATCAGCGTCACGATGTAGCGATTATTCGCGTTGAGCAGCCTTACCCGCTGAAGAATCACACCGTTCAGGCTGTCCTCGACCAATATGAAGACGGCGTCCCCTTGTATTGGGTCCAGGAAGAACCCGACAATATGGGCGTGTGGCCTTACTGGAAATTACGATACGGGCATCGTATGTTCGAGCGATTCCCACTCTCCGTAATCGCCCGGGAGACATCTTCCAGCCCGGCAACCGGATCCAAAGCGGCTCATGAATTCGAGCAGCAACAACTTCTCGAACGAGCCTTCAACGAGACCTAG
- a CDS encoding LacI family DNA-binding transcriptional regulator yields MAKKTGRTAVRMKDVAEVAGVSRMAASAVLMGTGNGRIRVSEETAETIRKAAADLGYRPNIAAQQLAGKKSNVVALVVRETRNFLTQKVTAELQREAEEHGLRLLSVGSYPDLDGLKRVVQDLDAGWVDGVMYLAHENEEQWEEVGKLFESRRNVLTVLENLGIDGTCRVVSDVRTGAKETIDHLVSTGRKKVALLTEQRESLSILDRIVAYREALAEHGRELSEDQIVVDTKGWLVNDPTTYPRFDEICRHLVEGVGADAILCDTDFNAVAVCRSLRRLNMAIPDKVAVIGWHDLQFSSLLDPPLTTVAHDLPALLKAAVSLIQSEEEETQSEILIPTKLRIRHTS; encoded by the coding sequence ATGGCAAAGAAGACTGGGCGAACGGCCGTTCGAATGAAAGATGTTGCCGAAGTGGCTGGCGTTTCTCGCATGGCCGCATCGGCGGTACTGATGGGTACCGGCAACGGACGAATTCGCGTTTCGGAAGAAACCGCGGAGACGATTCGTAAAGCGGCGGCTGATCTCGGCTATCGCCCCAACATCGCCGCTCAACAACTCGCCGGCAAGAAGAGCAACGTCGTCGCCTTGGTTGTGCGTGAAACGCGGAACTTCCTGACGCAAAAGGTCACGGCCGAACTGCAACGCGAGGCCGAAGAGCATGGACTTCGTCTTCTCTCGGTCGGATCGTACCCTGACCTGGATGGGCTGAAACGGGTTGTTCAAGACCTCGATGCCGGATGGGTGGATGGCGTCATGTATCTCGCCCACGAGAATGAAGAGCAATGGGAAGAGGTTGGCAAACTCTTTGAGTCTCGGCGAAATGTCTTAACCGTTCTGGAGAACCTCGGCATTGATGGGACTTGCCGGGTGGTTAGCGACGTTCGCACGGGTGCCAAGGAAACCATCGACCACCTGGTTTCGACCGGCCGAAAGAAGGTGGCGCTTCTGACCGAGCAGCGGGAATCGCTTTCGATTCTCGATCGAATCGTCGCCTACCGAGAGGCCCTGGCCGAGCACGGCAGGGAGCTTTCCGAAGACCAGATTGTCGTTGATACCAAAGGTTGGCTGGTCAACGATCCGACGACTTATCCGCGATTCGATGAAATCTGTCGCCATTTGGTCGAAGGGGTAGGTGCCGATGCCATTCTGTGCGATACCGATTTCAACGCGGTCGCCGTGTGTCGATCCTTGCGTCGACTCAACATGGCCATCCCCGACAAAGTCGCGGTTATCGGATGGCACGACCTGCAATTCTCGTCGCTGCTTGATCCGCCGCTGACGACGGTCGCTCACGATCTACCGGCCTTGCTCAAGGCCGCCGTGAGTCTCATCCAGTCGGAAGAAGAGGAGACGCAATCGGAAATTCTCATTCCGACCAAGCTCAGAATTCGACACACTTCCTGA
- a CDS encoding GNAT family N-acetyltransferase, protein MVTIRAAQPSDSTELQALFERFIRSADWLPEGSVPEADFAKTTEGERVYVAVLEDGQLIGAVTVWEPESFIHCLFVDHQYQGQGIGTKLMESLTQWLPFPWKLKCLATNRRALDFYRRQGWKKLETGLGDQGTYFLLGREADSAGTT, encoded by the coding sequence ATGGTCACGATCCGCGCAGCTCAACCCTCTGATTCGACCGAACTTCAGGCACTGTTTGAGCGTTTCATCCGCAGTGCTGACTGGCTTCCTGAAGGTTCGGTGCCGGAAGCGGACTTCGCCAAGACGACCGAGGGGGAACGCGTCTACGTGGCGGTCTTGGAAGACGGTCAACTAATCGGGGCAGTGACCGTCTGGGAGCCCGAGTCGTTTATCCACTGTCTGTTTGTCGATCACCAGTACCAAGGTCAGGGAATTGGGACCAAGTTGATGGAATCACTTACCCAGTGGTTGCCATTTCCCTGGAAATTGAAGTGCCTGGCAACCAACCGGCGAGCGCTCGACTTCTATCGCCGTCAAGGATGGAAAAAGCTGGAGACGGGGCTTGGCGACCAAGGTACGTACTTTCTTCTCGGTCGAGAGGCGGACAGTGCGGGGACGACATGA